The proteins below come from a single Xyrauchen texanus isolate HMW12.3.18 chromosome 1, RBS_HiC_50CHRs, whole genome shotgun sequence genomic window:
- the LOC127643974 gene encoding cytochrome b5 domain-containing protein 1, with protein MRRTKYFTPNEVSLHNTFGDIWVSYLGKVYDLTPLVEEYKGDVLLKPIVECAGQDISHWFDLKTKDILTHVNPLTGCIKYYTPRGRFIHIPPPCPRTDWASDFGKPWWKDNRYEVGLLSAKTRWIRIINTLTSQEQRLEVCSEETLNEILQRYLCYNSHAANYTWKHNGVNLDMSKTLSENSIPEEDEFYCGSTDCDLFSPSICLYFNDDLTEL; from the exons ATGCGGCGTACAAAGTATTTCACGCCGAACGAAGTGTCGCTGCACAACACATTTGGAGATATCTGGGTGTCGTACCTGGGCAAAGTGTACGATCTGACACCACTGGTGGAAGAATATAAAG GAGATGTGTTATTGAAACCTATTGTAGAGTGTGCAGGACAGGACATCAGTCACTGGTTTGACCTAAAGACAAAAGAT attttaacCCATGTTAATCCGTTAACCGGCTGCATTAAATACTACACCCCTAGAGGGCGCTTCATACACATACCCCCTCCCTGCCCTCGTACTGACTGGGCCAGTGACTTTGGGAAGCCGTGGTGGAAGGATAACCGTTACGAGGTTGGGCTTCTGTCTGCCAAAACACGCTGGATCCGCATTATCAACACACTCACCTCCCAGGAGCAAAGGCTGGAG GTTTGCTCAGAAGAGACTTTGAATGAGATTCTCCAGCGATACCTTTGCTATAATTCCCATGCAGCAAACTACACCTGGAAACACAATGGAGTAAACTTGGATATGAGCAAGACCCTGAGTGAAAACAGCATCCCTGAAGAAGATGAGTTTTACTGCGGAAGCACAGACTGCGACCTTTTCTCTCCATCTATATGCCTGTATTTCAATGACGACCTCACTGAACTTTGA
- the LOC127643893 gene encoding dnaJ homolog subfamily C member 3-like, translating into MMESGRWKGLSSVLSSLSLLCVVLDLQLDGVLGAAPVEIEHHLEMGRKLLAAGQLAEALSHYHSAVEGDSKNYLTYYKRAAVFLAMGKSKSALPDLTQAINLKPDFLAARLQRGNILLKQGSTQEAREDFQAVLKRSPDNKEAHDQLLKANELELLQKKAHEAHHIGDYVTSVQELERVIELSPWDPESRELRAECYIWLGELQKAILDLTPATRLRADNRAAFLKLSQLHYSLGEHHESLNQVRECLKLDQDDKECFAHYKQVKKLSKQLDSAEELISEQRYQEAIDKYESVIRTEPNVKFYTKAKERICFCLVKMKSAEKAVDICSEAHQREPRNIHILRDRAEAYILLQEYEKAVEDYQEAQEFDQNNQEIREGLDRAQKLLKLSRKRDYYKILGVSRSANKQEIIKAYRKLAQQWHPDNFQSETEKKEAEKRFIDIASAKEVLTDPEMRQKFDSGEDPLDPENQQGGGGGGREWPFNPFEGGNFHFKFHYN; encoded by the exons GTGTGTTAGGAGCCGCTCCTGTAGAGATAGAGCATCATTTAGAAATGGGCCGTAAGCTGCTGGCAGCCGGACAGTTGGCTGAGGCCCTTTCCCACTATCACTCAGCTGTGG AGGGCGATTCTAAGAATTACCTGACTTACTACAAACGTGCTGCCGTATTTCTGGCCATGGGCAAGTCCAAATCAGCACTGCCAGACCTGACCCAAGCCATAAACCTCAAGCCGGACTTCCTCGCT GCCAGATTGCAGAGGGGTAATATTCTGCTGAAACAAGGAAGCACCCAAGAGGCCAGAGAAGACTTCCAAGCAGTA CTGAAGCGTTCCCCTGATAACAAGGAAGCGCATGATCAGCTCCTCAAGGCCAATGAGCTAGAGTTACTCCAGAAAAAGGCACATGAGGCGCATCACATTGGCGACTACGTCACTTCTGTCCAGGAGCTGGAGCGGGTCATAGAG CTCTCACCATGGGACCCCGAGTCTCGCGAGCTAAGGGCCGAGTGCTACATCTGGCTCGGTGAGCTACAGAAGGCCATTCTGGACTTGACTCCGGCAACACGTCTACGCGCTGACAACCGAGCGGCCTTCCTCAAACTCAGTCAACTCCACTACAGTCTGGGCGAGCATCACGAGTCACTTAA TCAGGTCCGTGAGTGTCTAAAGCTAGATCAGGATGATAAGGAGTGTTTCGCCCACTACAAACAGGTCAAAAAGCTCAGCAAGCAGCTGGACTCTGCAGAGGAGCTGATCTCAGAACAGAG GTATCAGGAAGCCATCGACAAGTACGAGTCAGTGATCAGAACAGAGCCAAATGTTAAGTTCTACACTAAGGCAAAGGAGAGGATCTGTTTTTGCCTAGTCAAA ATGAAGAGTGCAGAGAAGGCAGTAGACATATGTTCGGAAGCTCACCAGAGAGAACCTCGGAATATACATATCCTGCGGGACAGAGCGGAGGCCTACATCCTACTGCAGGAATATGAGAAGG CTGTGGAGGACTATCAAGAGGCTCAGGAGTTCGATCAGAATAACCAGGAGATTCGTGAAGGTCTTGATCGGGCACAGAAGCTCCTCAAGCTCTCTCGAAAGAGGGACTATTACAAGATCCTGGGGGTGAGCAG GAGTGCCAACAAACAGGAAATTATAAAAGCATATAGGAAGCTGGCTCAACAATGGCATCCTGACAATTTCCAGTCTGAGACGGAAAAGAAAGAAGCAGAGAAAAGGTTTATAGATATTGCCTCGGCAAAGGAAGTGCTCACAGATCCAG aaATGCGACAAAAGTTTGATTCTGGTGAGGATCCTTTGGACCCAGAAAATCAGCAGGGTGGAGGAGGGGGAGGCAGAGAATGGCCCTTCAACCCCTTTGAGGGTGGAAACTTTCATTTTAAGTTCCACTACAACTGA